The Alphaproteobacteria bacterium genome has a segment encoding these proteins:
- a CDS encoding glycosyltransferase: protein MTSAIYVVVNAVLETRYEKRTGIPRVEYEVARYLVARGAKAVAWERNRFVPIDFERMFETPAETGSLDVDGACDAPTAHSSMPRLRLALARALGPLARRSPPWANLSRIVHGLVAAEWPRLTTQQRRAVLERLGLSRDRQRLVRFLQVLGGRRGGPRRPVFFYPRARLSSGATLLLLSTWWDDWPFDVTARLKASHDLRFVCMIHDLLPIRHREFFHAPSQCDRARRHVDLVLRLADGICTTSRYVANDLAAYAAETGVTIRPITPVALCSDLRRSAPAAQSSELSRVGLQPNGFVLYVSSVNPRKNHQWAYHLWRRAVQQIGDAVPTLVFAGQGVDGGSLRLMSQDGLMWDRKLKTFESPTDAELAWLYENCAFTIFPSLAEGWGLPITESLSFGKYCLAADNTSLAEAGQGLVFHADPLDGAAWLAEIRRLVCEPGYLAAATARVAAEFRSRSWDDVSAEVLALVERTRAAAPINSVRSTANGA, encoded by the coding sequence TTGACCTCAGCCATCTACGTCGTCGTCAACGCGGTGCTGGAAACCCGATACGAGAAGCGAACCGGCATCCCGCGCGTCGAGTACGAGGTCGCGCGATACCTGGTGGCCCGTGGCGCCAAGGCGGTGGCGTGGGAGCGCAACAGGTTCGTCCCGATCGACTTCGAGCGCATGTTCGAAACGCCCGCCGAAACCGGCTCGCTCGATGTCGATGGTGCCTGCGATGCGCCGACCGCCCACTCGTCGATGCCGCGCCTGCGACTGGCGCTGGCACGTGCCCTCGGTCCGCTGGCGAGGCGTTCGCCGCCCTGGGCGAACCTGTCCCGCATCGTCCATGGTCTGGTCGCAGCCGAATGGCCGCGTCTGACGACGCAGCAGCGACGCGCCGTCCTCGAGCGCCTCGGCCTCAGCCGCGACCGCCAGCGTCTGGTCCGATTTCTCCAGGTGCTGGGCGGGCGCCGTGGTGGCCCGCGGCGGCCGGTCTTCTTCTATCCGAGAGCCAGGCTCTCGAGCGGCGCCACCCTCCTCCTGCTGAGCACATGGTGGGACGATTGGCCGTTCGATGTCACCGCACGCCTGAAGGCCTCGCATGACCTGCGCTTCGTCTGCATGATTCACGACCTGCTGCCGATCCGGCATCGCGAGTTCTTCCACGCGCCTTCGCAGTGCGATCGAGCCCGTCGCCATGTCGACCTGGTCCTGCGCCTGGCGGACGGCATATGCACCACCTCGCGGTACGTCGCGAACGACCTCGCCGCCTATGCGGCGGAAACCGGCGTGACGATCCGGCCCATCACGCCCGTCGCGCTCTGCTCGGATCTGCGACGCAGCGCGCCAGCCGCGCAATCGAGCGAGCTCAGCCGGGTGGGGCTGCAGCCGAACGGCTTCGTCCTGTACGTCTCCAGCGTCAATCCGCGCAAGAACCACCAGTGGGCGTATCATCTGTGGCGCCGCGCCGTGCAGCAGATCGGCGATGCCGTGCCGACGCTCGTCTTCGCCGGCCAGGGCGTCGACGGCGGCTCCCTGCGACTGATGTCGCAGGACGGCCTGATGTGGGACCGAAAGCTCAAGACCTTCGAGAGTCCGACCGACGCCGAACTGGCGTGGCTCTACGAGAATTGCGCTTTCACCATCTTTCCGTCCCTGGCCGAGGGCTGGGGGCTGCCGATCACCGAATCGCTCTCCTTCGGCAAGTACTGCCTGGCCGCGGACAACACCTCGCTCGCGGAAGCCGGTCAGGGTCTTGTCTTCCACGCCGATCCGCTCGACGGGGCCGCGTGGCTCGCGGAGATCCGGCGGCTGGTTTGCGAGCCCGGCTACCTTGCCGCCGCAACGGCGCGCGTGGCCGCGGAATTTCGCTCGCGCAGCTGGGACGACGTCAGTGCCGAGGTTCTCGCGCTCGTCGAACGCACCCGAGCCGCCGCCCCGATCAATTCGGTCCGCTCGACCGCGAACGGCGCGTGA